Proteins encoded by one window of Lathyrus oleraceus cultivar Zhongwan6 chromosome 1, CAAS_Psat_ZW6_1.0, whole genome shotgun sequence:
- the LOC127132148 gene encoding ribonuclease 3-like protein 2, producing the protein MKMEASVSAVEKIIGYTFQNKKLLEQALTHTSYPEAVSYERLEFVGDAVLGLAISNHLFLAYSSVDPGTLSLLRAANVSTEKLARAAVRNGLHRYVRHNTFSIVDAINEFVEAVDCEDDCVVVKYGGSVKAPKILADIVESIAAAVYVDVGFDLKKLWVVGLFLNFLDFFLLAFQLLFFSLC; encoded by the coding sequence atgaagatggaagcTTCAGTTTCAGCAGTGGAGAAAATAATCGGTTACACTTTTCAAAACAAGAAGCTTCTAGAACAAGCCCTAACCCATACTTCTTACCCTGAAGCCGTTTCATACGAGCGTCTCGAGTTCGTCGGCGACGCCGTATTAGGTCTCGCGATCAGCAATCACCTCTTCCTCGCTTACTCCTCCGTTGATCCTGGTACACTCTCCCTCCTCCGTGCCGCTAATGTTAGCACCGAGAAACTCGCTCGCGCTGCCGTGCGTAACGGTCTGCACCGTTATGTACGTCACAATACATTTTCAATTGTTGATGCGATTAACGAGTTTGTTGAAGCGGTTGATTGTGAGGATGActgtgttgttgttaagtatggTGGATCGGTGAAAGCTCCGAAGATTCTTGCTGATATTGTCGAGTCTATTGCTGCTGCTGTTTATGTTGATGTTGGTTTTGATCTTAAAAAATTATGGGTGGTAGGGCTatttctgaactttctagattTTTTTTTGTTAGCATTTCAATTGTTGTTTTTTTCACTGTGTTGA